The following are encoded together in the Oncorhynchus clarkii lewisi isolate Uvic-CL-2024 chromosome 25, UVic_Ocla_1.0, whole genome shotgun sequence genome:
- the LOC139383373 gene encoding transmembrane protein 87A-like, with the protein MPDVTVFLSCLLFFISILRPGIGAEVSLWNVDINSSQNAVFRKTLYANTTIFMTFQGDLALCDSTLAFNISWYLRSSICYNEVFNTPDNKALTMFGLDHMLKEDWSGFYSQGYMYFDNCSTLLLPKVYYTDFSPYQPLISPQSAEGRPSNQSAPQGWLEKPDIGAVAKAWSDSPYLFIVKVQPQQRGDASGGRPGAEEEEPNDVQGNLAFIMTVEMKGPREYSSPADWPLMMFYMVMCIVYVFFGALWLFWSACYWKDLLRIQFWIGGVIILGMLEKAVFYSEYQSIRYRGDYVQGAVIFAELLSALKRSLARILVLIVSLGYGIVKPRLGTTVHRLAAVGLLYLLFSSVEGVLRVTGGFYGTVALVANLSLSLIDSCVMWWIFISLSQTTRLLKLRRNVVKLSLYQHFTNTLIFSVLASIIFIIWTTKVFKLVDCQTGWRDLWVDDAFWRLLFSTILLVIMVLLRPSANSQRFSHSPLIDEDDEEDDAKEPMLNEAFEGMKMRGTKAETNGSQSQKLLSKEDEDLKWVEENIPTTVADVALPVMLDEEEEILKTKMERSKME; encoded by the exons TCACAAAATGCCGTCTTCAGGAAGACATTGTACGCCAACACAACCATCTTCATGACAT tccAGGGCGACTTGGCTCTATGTGATTCCACCCTGGCCTTCAACATCAGTTGGTACCTCCGTTCCTCGATCTGCTACAATGAAGTCTTTAATACTCCA GACAACAAGGCACTGACTATGTTTGGTCTGGATCACATGCTGAAGGAGGACTGGAGTGGCTTCTACAGCCAGGGATACATGTACTTCGACAACTGCTCGACTCTTTTACTACCCAAG GTGTACTACACAGACTTCAGCCCCTATCAACCCCTCATCAGCCCACAG AGCGCGGAAGGCAGGCCTTCCAATCAGAGTGCTCCGCAGGGGTGGCTGGAAAAGCCG GATATTGGTGCGGTGGCCAAGGCTTGGTCCGACAGCCCCTACCTGTTTATAGTGAAGGTACAGCCGCAGCAGCGTGGAGATGCCAGCGGGGGGCGCCctggagcagaggaggaggagcctaATGATGTCCAGGGAAACTTGGCCTTTATCA TGACCGTGGAGATGAAGGGGCCTCGTGAATACTCCTCTCCTGCAGACTGGCCTCTTATGATG TTCTACatggtgatgtgtatagtgtatgtgtTCTTCGGGGCGCTCTGGCTCTTCTGGTCGGCCTGTTACTGGAAAGATCTGTTGAGGATCCAGTTCTGGATCGGAGGAGTGATCATCCTGGGCATGCTGGAGAAGGCCGTCTTCTACTCCGAGTACCAGAGCATCCGCTACAGAGGAGACTATG TCCAAGGTGCTGTCATCTTTGCCGAGTTGCTGTCTGCTCTGAAGAGATCTCTGGCTCGCATCCTGGTGCTCATAGTCAGTCTGGGCTACGGCATCGTCAA ACCCAGGCTGGGCACCACAGTCCACCGGCTAGCAGCAGTAGGCCTGCTCTACCTGCTCTTCTCTTCCGTGGAGGGAGTGCTGCGCGTCACAGGA ggtttCTATGGGACCGTAGCCCTGGTGGCTAAcctgagtctctctctcattGACTCCTGTGTGATGTGGTGGATCTTCATAAGCTTGTCCCAGACCACTCGTCTTCTGAAGCTGCGTAGGAACGTGGTGAAGCTGTCTCTGTATCAGCATTTCACCAACACACTCATCTTCTCTGTTCTGG CTTCTATTATCTTCATCATCTGGACGACCAAAGTGTTTAAGCTGGTCGACTGCCAGACG ggttggAGGGATTTGTGGGTAGACGATGCCTTCTGGCGCCTCCTCTTTTCCACCATCCTCCTGGTCATCATGGTGTTGCTACGACCCTCCGCCAACagccagag GTTCTCCCATTCCCCTCTGATCGATGAAGACGATGAGGAGGATGACGCCAAGGAACCCATGCTGAATGAAGCCTTTG AGGGGATGAAGATGAGAGGCACCAAGGCTGAGACTAATGGATCCCAGTCACAGAAACTACTCAGTAAAGAG GACGAAGACCTGAAATGGGTTGAGGAGAACATTCCCACGACTGTTGCTGATGT aGCCCTCCCAGTAATGCTTGACGAAGAGGAG GAAATTCTGAAAACCAAGATGGAGAGATCCAAAATGGAATGA